Sequence from the Pyrobaculum neutrophilum V24Sta genome:
CCAGGAAGCTTATAAAGCTCGTTGTGGATCTAGGCGCCGAGAAGAGGCAGATCGTGGCGGGCCTAGCGGAATATTATAAGCCGGAGGATCTGGTGGGGAAATACGTCGTTGTGGTGGCTAACCTCGAGCCCAAGAGGCTCATGGGCGTGGAGAGCCAGGGCATGTTGTTGGCCACCTGCGACAAGCCTGTACTGCTTACGATAGAGAGGGGAGGCGATGAACATGTGGGAGAGCGGGTCTGTTAAAATACCAAGCCACATAGCCGTAATTCCAGACGGCAACAGGAGGTACGCGAAGAAGGCCGGCCTAGACTTCTACCACGCCTACAAGCGGGGCGTGGAGAAGGTGCGGAGCTTCCTCCTCTGGACTCTGGAGCTTAGGGAGATCAGAAACGTCACCTTCTACGCCCTCTCCACCGAGAACCTCAGGAGGAGCAGGCTGGAGCTTGAGATACTCTTCAGGATATTCGAGGAGGAGTTTAGGAAGACTCTGGAGGACCCCCTGATACACGACAACAGGGTTAGGATAAGGTTCATAGGGGATAGGTCGCCCCTCCCGGGCAGGGTCGTGAAGCTGATGGAGGAGCTCGAGTCCGTCACGAGGAACTATACGTCATACAACCTGACCTTCGCCCTGGGCTACGGCGGGAGAGCCGAGATAGTGCGGTGTGTAAAAAGGCTGCTAAGCGGCGAGGTGAAAATCGCCGATATAAATGAGGACACGCTCTTCCAGTGCCTAGACACCAGGGATCTCCCCAACCCCGAGCCGGACGTGGTCGTGAGGACGGGGGGCGAGAAGAGGCTGAGCAACTTCCTACTCTACCAGGCGGCCTACTCGGAGCTGATCTTCCTAGACAAGCTCTGGCCCGAGGTGGAGAGGGAGGATTTGGCCTACATAGTGGAGGAGTACTCCAGGAGGCAGCGGAGGTTCGGCAGATAGACGCCGTGGACTACGGGCTCCTCGGCGTTTTCCTAGCGGTCCTCCTATCCCACTTCATCCCGTTTATCCCCCTGCCGGGGTACATAGCCACTGTGGCGTATGTGGCGGCGCACGGCGATCTTCCCCACATAGCCGCCGCGGTTGTGGCCACCGCCCTCGGCGCGGCGTTGGGTAAAGTAGCCGTCTTCTTATACGGATACGGCATTGGGAAGGCGGTTATGGGCGAGGAGCTCCAGTACGCCAAGAGGTTCTTCGACAGGGTATCTAAGTGGGGGCTGGACCTAGCCGTTTTCATATTCGCCGTATCTCCCCTCGCGGACGACGTCTTGTACATACCGCTGGGGGCGGCGGGCTACAGCCTAAGGCGGTTCTTCCTCGCCGTGTTTGCCGGCAAGCTGGTGCTGTCGGCGGCCATAGCCCTCTTCGCCGACGCCGCGTTGATGGCCGTTGAGAGCTACACGGGGGATGTGAGACTGGGGGCGGCGGCGGTGGCGGCGCTCACAGCGGCGGCGACGTTTCTAGTCCTCAGGATAAAGTGGTCGCGGGTGCTGGCGGCGTATGAAGACGGCGGGCTTAAAGCCGCCCTCCGGGAGGCGCTCCGCTCAATAGCCAGGCGGAAGTGATTTATAGGCGGGCGTTGCATCGCACGTGGCGAAGTACGTAATCGGGTCGGCCTGGCCCTACGTACAGACGGTGCCCCACCTGGGCAACTTGATAGGATCCGTCCTCTCGGCCGACGTATACGCCAGGTACCTCCGCCTCCGCGGCCACGACGTCGTGTTCGTCTCGGGTAGCGACATGCACGGCACGCCGATTGAGGTGGAGGCCATCCAGCTGGGGGTAGACCCCGCCGACTACGCGGCGAAGATGCATAACATAGTGGCGGAGCTCTTCAAGAGGTGGGACATATCCTTCGACCTCTACACCCACACCCACTCCGATGTGCACATCAAGTTCGTCCAGGACTTCTTCCTAAAGATATACAACAACGGCTACATCTTCACTAGGGAGGAGGAGGTGCCCTACTGCCCCAGAGACAGGATATATCTCCCGGACAGGTTCATCATCGGGAGATGCCCCTACTGCGGCTACGAGAGAGCCAGGGGGGATCAGTGCGAAAACTGCGGCCGCCTCCTCGACCCCAAGCAGCTGGTTGAGCCGAGGTGCGCCATATGCGGCTCCAAGCCGGAGTGGCGCCTCACCAGACACTGGTACCTAGACCTGAGGAGGCTCGAGGACAGAATCAGGAGGTACGTGGAGGAGAACCCACACCTCCCCCCCAACGCCAAGGAGATGTCTCTCGGTATGCTGAAGGAGGGCCTCAAGCCGAGGGCGATCACGAGGGACAACAGGTGGGGCATACCGGCGCCTTTCCCAGGCGCCGAGGGGAAAACCATCTATGTGTGGTTCGAGGCGGTGCTCGGCTACATCTCTGCGGTGGCTGAGCTCAAGGGCGAGGAGGGCCTCCGGCGATACTGGAAGAGCCCAGACACGAAGATCGTCTTCTTTGTGGGGAAGGACAACATACCCTTCCACGTCATAATACTCCCAGCCCTGCTGCTCGCAAACGGGGATGGCTACGCCCTGCCCACCACCACCGCCTCCACGGAGTACCTCCTCTACGAGGGGGACAAGTTCTCCAAGAGCAGGAGGTGGGGCATATGGATAGACGAGGCCCTCCAGCTCATGCCTCCGGACTACTGGCGCTTCGTCCTCGTATACATGAGGCCCGAGAACCGCGACACCAACTTCACCTGGCAAGCCGCGTTGGAGGTCATAAACAAGGTGTTGAACGACGACGTCGGGAACTACGTAAACAGGGTGCTGACCCTTATCAAAAACAGGATGGGCGGCGCCGTGCCGCCCCCGGGCACGCCGGCGAAGGAGGACGAGGACTTCGTTGCAAAGGCGACCGACCTCTTCAAAAAAGCCGAGAGGCACTACGATGCGATAGAGCTTAAAGACGCGCTACACGCCGTTGTGGAGATAGCCAGGGAGGGCAACAGGTACCTCAACGCCAGAGCCCCCTGGGACCTCCTCCGCAGAGACCGCGAGTCTGCAAACGCCGTCATGTACCGGGCCTACTGGTCGCTTAAGATGCTGGCGGCGGGTCTAACGCCCGTCACGCCGAGAAGCGCAGAGGAGCTCTGGAGGATGCTGGGGGTGAGGCAGCCCAGCTGGGAGGAGGCCTACAAGCCGCCGGAGGCCGGGGCCCCCCTCGGCGAAGTAAAGCCGCTGTTTAGGAAATACACGGAGGAGGAGGTGAAGAACCTCCTCAAGAGGCTGGAGGAGCTGAGGAGCCAGAAGGCCGCCAGGAGGTACCCCTGGGAGCAGGCGCTACTCTAGAATCTCGCCGTAGAGGTAGACGGGGCCAGCCCCGGCGATTCTCACGTCTACAAACCGGCCCATCAGCTCATCGCCGGCGCCCCTCTTCACCACCACCTGCCTATAGTCGCTTGCCCGCCCCACCACCAGGCCGTGGTCCACCTCGTCCACGAGAACCACCTCCCGCCTCCCCACACGCTCCCCGTTTCTAAGGAGGGCTACCCTAGCCGCCACCTCAGAAAGGATTTTGCTCCTCCTCTTCTTCTCGGCGTCTGGAACCTGCCTAGGCATGACGGCGGCCTCGGTGAAAGGCCTGGGGCTGAACCTCGCCACGTGCACCTTGTCGAACTTCAGCTCCTCCACGAGCTTAACGCTCTCCACGAACTCCTCCTCAGCCTCCCCGGGGAACCCCACTATTATGTCCGTCGCGATGAAGGCGTCTCCCAGCTCCCTCCTTATCTTACGGACCAACTCCCTATATTCGCCAACGGTGTACCTCCTCCCCATTGCCCTGAGCACTCTATCGCTTCCCGACTGGACGGGGAGGTGGAAGTAGCGGTAGACCCTCCCGTCTCTCTTCACCACGTCGAGGAGCTGGTCTGCGAACTTCGCGAAGACCCAGGGCTCAGACATCCCGATCCTCACCCTGTAGTCCCCCTCGACCTCCCTCAAAATCCTCTCCAGGAGGTCGGGCAGGTTCCAGCCGCCCCTCCACCCCGCGTCGAAGCCGTACGTTATGACGTCTTGGCCGGTTAGATACACCTCCCGCGCCCCCCTGGCCACGGCCTCTCTGACGTGCGCCACCACGTCGTCGGGAGACGCGCTTCTTACATAGCCGGCGCCACCCCTCGTGTACTTCGTGGCGCAGAAGGTGCAGTTCCCGAGGCAACCCACCTGCAGAGGCGCCACGTAGACAACCCCGCCCTCGTACCTCGGCAACCTCCTCATCTCCCTCTCCCGGCCCCCCTCCACCTGGGAGGGGTACAGCAGCTCTGCCCCAGGCGCGGCCGACTTAACGGTGTAGGGCCTAAGCCTCGCCAGGCAGCCGGCGACCACCATCCTCCTCCCCAGCCCAGCCAACTCCCTGATCCTCGCGAGCTGCCTCACCTCGCCGTCTTCCCTAACTGCGCAGGTGTAGACCAGTACCAAGTCCGCCTCCTCGGGGCTGTCCGCCCTCTCAAGGCCCAGCCTCTGCCTAACCACCTCCGCGTCCGCCTTGGCCAGCCAGCAGCCGTAGGTCTCGACGTAGATCTTGCCCACGGGAGGGAGGCGAAGTACAAACTTAAGCTTGATGCTCCTTGCAGAGCTTCTTGGCGACGACCCTGTAGGAGACCCTCATCTGCTCGAAATCCCTCAGCTCCTCCAGCTCCAACACGCATCCGCAGGTCGGCTGTACGTGGATCCTCCTCGCGGAGTAGGTAGGCCCCTCGGCGACTTTCCTCACCCTGATCTCGCCGCTCTCTATAGAGTAGACGGCGATTTCGCCCTTCTTCGCCAGCTTGCCCCACTTCTCCAGTAGTGTAGCCGCCTCCTCTGGCAACTCCCCCTCAAATATGTAGGTCTTTCCGCGAATAATCTTCTGCATAATCTTTATTTACAGCAGAAATATATAGTTGATGTGGATAAAATAGAGGGGGAGCTGGGGGGCGTTAAACTAGGCGACGGCAGACCTGTGAGGATCATGGCCGTCTTGAACATATCCCCCGAGTCCTTCTACAAGGGGTCGGTGGCCCTCCAGAACGCCCTGGAAAGAGCTCTAGAGCTGGAGAAACACAGCGATATAATCGACGTAGGGGCCATGTCCACGGCCCCCTACCTCGACAGCTGGATACCTCCGGAGAAGGAGCTGGAGAGGCTAAAGGCCGTTCTGCCCGAGCTTGTGAAGAACCTGAAGGTGCCGGTGAGCGTAGACACCTACAGGCCTCAGGTGGCGGCCTACGCGCTTAA
This genomic interval carries:
- the metG gene encoding methionine--tRNA ligase subunit beta — translated: MSLVSIDDFKRVDLRVGKVLEAARVEGSRKLIKLVVDLGAEKRQIVAGLAEYYKPEDLVGKYVVVVANLEPKRLMGVESQGMLLATCDKPVLLTIERGGDEHVGERVC
- the uppS gene encoding polyprenyl diphosphate synthase, translated to MWESGSVKIPSHIAVIPDGNRRYAKKAGLDFYHAYKRGVEKVRSFLLWTLELREIRNVTFYALSTENLRRSRLELEILFRIFEEEFRKTLEDPLIHDNRVRIRFIGDRSPLPGRVVKLMEELESVTRNYTSYNLTFALGYGGRAEIVRCVKRLLSGEVKIADINEDTLFQCLDTRDLPNPEPDVVVRTGGEKRLSNFLLYQAAYSELIFLDKLWPEVEREDLAYIVEEYSRRQRRFGR
- a CDS encoding DedA family protein; protein product: MDYGLLGVFLAVLLSHFIPFIPLPGYIATVAYVAAHGDLPHIAAAVVATALGAALGKVAVFLYGYGIGKAVMGEELQYAKRFFDRVSKWGLDLAVFIFAVSPLADDVLYIPLGAAGYSLRRFFLAVFAGKLVLSAAIALFADAALMAVESYTGDVRLGAAAVAALTAAATFLVLRIKWSRVLAAYEDGGLKAALREALRSIARRK
- the metG gene encoding methionine--tRNA ligase, translating into MAKYVIGSAWPYVQTVPHLGNLIGSVLSADVYARYLRLRGHDVVFVSGSDMHGTPIEVEAIQLGVDPADYAAKMHNIVAELFKRWDISFDLYTHTHSDVHIKFVQDFFLKIYNNGYIFTREEEVPYCPRDRIYLPDRFIIGRCPYCGYERARGDQCENCGRLLDPKQLVEPRCAICGSKPEWRLTRHWYLDLRRLEDRIRRYVEENPHLPPNAKEMSLGMLKEGLKPRAITRDNRWGIPAPFPGAEGKTIYVWFEAVLGYISAVAELKGEEGLRRYWKSPDTKIVFFVGKDNIPFHVIILPALLLANGDGYALPTTTASTEYLLYEGDKFSKSRRWGIWIDEALQLMPPDYWRFVLVYMRPENRDTNFTWQAALEVINKVLNDDVGNYVNRVLTLIKNRMGGAVPPPGTPAKEDEDFVAKATDLFKKAERHYDAIELKDALHAVVEIAREGNRYLNARAPWDLLRRDRESANAVMYRAYWSLKMLAAGLTPVTPRSAEELWRMLGVRQPSWEEAYKPPEAGAPLGEVKPLFRKYTEEEVKNLLKRLEELRSQKAARRYPWEQALL
- a CDS encoding tRNA (N(6)-L-threonylcarbamoyladenosine(37)-C(2))-methylthiotransferase, which codes for MGKIYVETYGCWLAKADAEVVRQRLGLERADSPEEADLVLVYTCAVREDGEVRQLARIRELAGLGRRMVVAGCLARLRPYTVKSAAPGAELLYPSQVEGGREREMRRLPRYEGGVVYVAPLQVGCLGNCTFCATKYTRGGAGYVRSASPDDVVAHVREAVARGAREVYLTGQDVITYGFDAGWRGGWNLPDLLERILREVEGDYRVRIGMSEPWVFAKFADQLLDVVKRDGRVYRYFHLPVQSGSDRVLRAMGRRYTVGEYRELVRKIRRELGDAFIATDIIVGFPGEAEEEFVESVKLVEELKFDKVHVARFSPRPFTEAAVMPRQVPDAEKKRRSKILSEVAARVALLRNGERVGRREVVLVDEVDHGLVVGRASDYRQVVVKRGAGDELMGRFVDVRIAGAGPVYLYGEILE